A genomic stretch from Merismopedia glauca CCAP 1448/3 includes:
- a CDS encoding T3SS effector HopA1 family protein has product MRDSLMLLEKTLLDPRLMTALQDIATNVEIDGFCIKHPHYKPLELLPDAVERLQSMPLDLQQKYISSQLRSFLYGIYYNGSLKAALAPESETQVNPQDLENNTVLGMDLEFYEQIHHSNTGEGYFDESWVVVREEDDGAIAVTKSGLTLHIKRDRHLKSPEEAIVVGNPVAIRLPKNLVQNGFYMAVSNAGVHDRIASGSQLVRIYWSLTPEGAVAVMNSLTQKLNEIDLPFTFKVLYNPSDYKRHDSGVLYFDSHHYESVRPILQSVYTEHRSHFLPEIPLFTKLLAPGLGLAEEPTQRFAAVESFGMNRCQIVANGLLAAQKQDRKSTEARFESILNQFDLIGVAIATPYLNAESSDIYVPLNK; this is encoded by the coding sequence ATGCGTGACAGCTTAATGCTACTGGAAAAAACCTTACTAGATCCCAGATTAATGACTGCACTGCAAGATATAGCCACCAATGTGGAAATAGACGGCTTTTGTATCAAGCATCCCCATTATAAGCCTCTAGAACTACTGCCTGACGCTGTAGAACGCTTGCAGAGTATGCCATTAGATTTACAGCAAAAGTACATTAGTTCTCAACTGCGGAGTTTTCTATATGGTATCTACTACAACGGTTCCCTCAAAGCTGCACTAGCACCAGAATCGGAAACTCAAGTTAATCCTCAAGATCTAGAAAATAACACCGTTTTAGGGATGGATCTGGAATTTTACGAACAGATCCACCACAGCAATACAGGGGAAGGATACTTTGATGAAAGTTGGGTAGTGGTGCGAGAAGAAGATGATGGAGCGATCGCCGTTACCAAAAGTGGGTTAACCTTGCATATTAAGCGTGATCGCCATCTAAAATCTCCAGAAGAAGCAATTGTCGTTGGGAACCCTGTTGCCATTCGTTTACCCAAAAACCTTGTCCAAAATGGATTCTACATGGCTGTGAGCAACGCTGGCGTTCACGATCGGATTGCATCTGGATCTCAGCTAGTGCGGATTTATTGGAGTTTGACTCCTGAAGGTGCAGTAGCCGTCATGAACAGTCTTACCCAAAAGTTGAATGAAATCGACTTGCCCTTTACTTTCAAAGTCCTTTATAACCCTTCAGACTATAAAAGACACGATTCGGGAGTGTTGTATTTCGATAGTCATCATTATGAAAGCGTTCGCCCCATATTGCAATCCGTATATACAGAACACCGATCTCATTTTCTGCCAGAAATTCCACTATTTACCAAACTACTAGCCCCAGGCTTAGGATTAGCCGAAGAACCCACTCAAAGATTCGCCGCAGTGGAAAGCTTTGGGATGAATCGCTGTCAAATTGTGGCTAATGGTTTGCTAGCAGCCCAGAAGCAAGATCGAAAGTCAACTGAAGCACGTTTTGAGTCTATTTTAAACCAGTTTGACCTAATAGGAGTGGCGATCGCTACCCCTTACCTCAACGCTGAATCGAGCGATATTTATGTGCCATTGAATAAGTAA
- a CDS encoding phosphotransferase family protein codes for MSFLLSSQNVFTYLNEKNLCGLDNYDRTKVELKIAKNFNLLVTLESSQKLLVKQERHNKQGKSAGEFLREWRIQELLHNFAEFAAIRHLFPEVLDFDRDKSIITFNYLDNYRDLAEFYTKEQTYPEAIATDIGAAIAKIHRFTLNKLEYRDFLTSESPSELQIALYLGEIDRITPEVFGIYPADGLKFLALYQRYDSLGKAIASLTSSYQPCCLTHNDLKFNNLLLNNDWAKNISDSPSILRLIDWERSSWGDPAFDIGSLVASYVQIWLGSLVVSKDITLEESLRMAVTPLELLQPSLAAMITTYLAKFPEILQQQPAFISRVVQFAGLVLIQQIQAMLQYQKVFNNIGICMLQVAKSFLCRPQASIPTIFGLSESELTNKSKPEPILI; via the coding sequence ATGTCTTTTTTATTGAGTTCACAAAATGTATTTACTTATCTCAACGAGAAAAATTTGTGCGGTTTGGATAATTACGATCGCACAAAAGTTGAATTAAAGATAGCAAAGAACTTTAATTTACTTGTAACTCTAGAAAGCAGTCAAAAACTATTAGTTAAACAAGAGCGTCATAATAAACAAGGGAAAAGCGCGGGTGAGTTTCTCCGAGAATGGCGCATTCAAGAACTTCTGCATAACTTTGCTGAATTTGCTGCTATTCGTCATTTATTTCCAGAAGTATTGGATTTCGATCGCGATAAATCCATCATCACCTTCAACTACCTAGATAATTACCGCGATTTAGCTGAGTTTTATACCAAAGAACAGACTTACCCAGAGGCTATAGCAACTGATATTGGGGCTGCAATTGCTAAAATTCATCGTTTTACTTTAAATAAACTAGAATATCGAGATTTTTTAACTTCTGAAAGCCCATCCGAACTGCAAATAGCCTTATATCTCGGAGAAATCGATCGCATTACTCCAGAAGTATTTGGGATTTATCCAGCAGATGGATTGAAGTTTCTCGCCTTATACCAACGTTACGACAGTTTGGGGAAAGCGATCGCCTCTCTCACTTCTTCCTATCAACCTTGTTGCTTAACGCATAACGATCTAAAATTCAATAACCTGTTGCTAAACAATGATTGGGCGAAAAATATCTCAGATTCTCCCAGTATATTGCGCTTAATTGATTGGGAACGCAGCAGTTGGGGAGATCCCGCCTTTGATATCGGTTCTTTGGTAGCCAGTTACGTGCAAATTTGGTTGGGGAGTTTAGTTGTCAGCAAAGACATTACCTTGGAAGAGTCGCTGAGAATGGCAGTAACACCGTTAGAGTTGTTACAACCTTCCTTAGCTGCCATGATAACCACATATTTAGCCAAATTTCCCGAAATATTACAGCAGCAACCAGCTTTTATCTCACGGGTAGTTCAGTTTGCAGGTTTAGTTTTGATTCAACAAATTCAAGCCATGTTGCAATACCAAAAAGTATTCAACAATATAGGTATTTGTATGCTGCAAGTAGCTAAGAGTTTTCTGTGTCGCCCGCAAGCATCTATTCCCACTATTTTTGGTTTATCTGAATCTGAATTGACTAATAAATCGAAACCAGAACCGATTTTAATTTAA